A window from Populus trichocarpa isolate Nisqually-1 chromosome 3, P.trichocarpa_v4.1, whole genome shotgun sequence encodes these proteins:
- the LOC7478403 gene encoding cytochrome c-type biogenesis CcmH-like mitochondrial protein, translating to MGNEQDEELKKAQVVDARARNISHNVRCTECGSQSIEDSQADIAILLRKMIRDEIQAGKTDKDIFKKLEDDFGETVLYAPKFDMQTAALWLSPLLVAGVAGGFWAYKKHRQNTNVHIMALDLVRGAPLTPKEKETMLDILTPPPPGGSTPSWWRSWTGR from the exons ATGGGAAACGAACAAGACGAGGAGTTGAAGAAGGCCCAGGTAGTGGATGCTCGAGCAAGGAATATTAGCCACAATGTTAGGTGCACTGAATGCGGGAGTCAGTCCATTGAAGATTCTCAGGCAGATATCGCCATTCTCCTTAGGAag ATGATCCGTGATGAGATTCAGGCTGGGAAAACTGACAAAGATATCTTCAAAAAGCTCGAGGATGATTTTGGGGAGACAGTACTTTATGCTCCAAAATTTGATATGCAGACTGCAGCCTTGTGGCTTTCACCG CTTCTAGTTGCAGGTGTTGCTGGAGGATTTTGGGCGTACAAGAAACACAGGCAAAATACTAATGTTCACATCATGGCTCTGGACTTAGTTAGAGGTGCTCCATTGACCCCTAAGGAGAAGGAGACTATGCTGGATATTCTTACACCTCCTCCCCCAGGAGGATCTACTCCATCCTGGTGGAGAAGTTGGACTGGTCGATAA
- the LOC7478404 gene encoding uncharacterized protein LOC7478404, which produces MEDNPVQSSNRWLEDLSNGLGHQLEAITLEGLKIVKAHKGFILCNFVVSNRISDADGNWHVGSMATLIDDVGAAAIYSYGGHVKASVDLNISFLSTAKIQEEVEVEAKVVGDKGRITSVLVEVRRKSNGELIALGKQWMASHNNSNKASKL; this is translated from the exons ATGGAAGACAATCCAGTGCAGAGCTCCAATAGATGGCTTGAAGATCTCTCAAATGGTTTAGGCCACCAACTGGAGGCAATTACTCTTGAAGGTCTCAAAATAGTGAAGGCACACAAGGGTTTCATACTCTGTAATTTTGTCGTTTCAAACCGCATATCA GATGCAGATGGGAATTGGCATGTTGGATCCATGGCAACGTTGATTGATGATGTGGGTGCAGCTGCTATTTACTCCTATGGTGGCCATGTCAAAGCATCTGTTGACCTCAACATCTCCTTTTTATCCACGGCTAAAATTCAA GAAGAAGTTGAAGTAGAGGCAAAGGTTGTGGGGGACAAGGGAAGGATAACATCAGTGCTCGTAGAGGTTAGAAGGAAAAGTAACGGGGAACTTATTGCTCTGGGAAAGCAATGGATGGCCTCacataataattcaaataaagcCAGTAAGCTTTGA